The Nitrososphaerota archaeon genome has a segment encoding these proteins:
- a CDS encoding phosphoadenylyl-sulfate reductase, whose translation MATTTVQTKQPKFSEEKIAEINRSLEGATPQKILEWALKELHPKIALASSFGLEDVALIDILVKINPKARVFCLETGRLHQETYDVMDEVKDKYNIQIEVFVPDAARVEKMVREKGVNLFYHSVENRKLCCGIRKVEPLNRALSQLDGWITGIRKDQTQNRTTAKYIEIDTDHGNIIKVNPLLDWSFGQVQEYVKQNKVPYNVLHDRGFPSIGCEPCTRAVQPGEDPRAGRWWWEQDNKECGLHVKGSH comes from the coding sequence TTGGCAACTACAACCGTCCAAACCAAGCAACCAAAATTTTCTGAGGAGAAGATTGCAGAGATAAACAGGTCTTTAGAGGGAGCGACTCCCCAAAAAATTCTGGAATGGGCTCTAAAAGAATTGCACCCAAAGATAGCACTAGCGTCAAGCTTCGGCCTTGAAGACGTCGCTCTGATAGACATACTGGTAAAGATAAATCCCAAGGCAAGAGTCTTCTGTCTTGAAACTGGAAGACTGCACCAAGAAACCTATGACGTGATGGACGAAGTCAAGGACAAATACAACATCCAGATAGAAGTCTTCGTCCCAGATGCTGCAAGGGTTGAAAAGATGGTCAGGGAGAAGGGCGTTAACCTCTTCTACCACAGCGTAGAGAACAGGAAACTCTGCTGCGGAATAAGAAAAGTTGAGCCTCTTAACAGAGCGTTATCCCAACTAGATGGATGGATTACAGGAATAAGGAAGGATCAGACGCAGAACAGGACCACTGCAAAATATATAGAAATAGATACAGACCATGGAAACATAATCAAAGTTAACCCATTACTTGACTGGTCGTTTGGCCAAGTGCAGGAATACGTCAAGCAGAACAAGGTTCCTTACAATGTCTTGCATGACAGAGGATTCCCAAGTATAGGCTGCGAGCCCTGCACAAGAGCCGTCCAGCCAGGAGAAGATCCGAGGGCTGGAAGGTGGTGGTGGGAACAGGACAACAAAGAATGCGGCCTGCACGTAAAGGGCAGCCATTAA